One genomic region from Apodemus sylvaticus chromosome 1, mApoSyl1.1, whole genome shotgun sequence encodes:
- the Gng3 gene encoding guanine nucleotide-binding protein G(I)/G(S)/G(O) subunit gamma-3, whose product MKGETPVNSTMSIGQARKMVEQLKIEASLCRIKVSKAAADLMTYCDAHACEDPLITPVPTSENPFREKKFFCALL is encoded by the exons ATGAAAGGGGAGACCCCTGTTAACAGCACTATGAGTATTGGCCAAGCACGCAAGATGGTGGAACAGCTTAAGATTGAGGCCAGCTTGTGCCGGATAAAG GTGTCCAAGGCAGCAGCAGACCTGATGACTTACTGTGATGCCCACGCTTGTGAGGATCCCCTCATCACTCCTGTGCCCACTTCGGAGAACCCCTTCCGGGAGAAGAAGTTCTTCTGTGCGCTCCTCTGA
- the Hnrnpul2 gene encoding heterogeneous nuclear ribonucleoprotein U-like protein 2 isoform X2, which yields MEVKRLKVTELRSELQRRGLDSRGLKMDLAQRLQEALDAEMLEDEAGVGGAGPGGACKAEPRPVAASGGGPGGDEEEDEEEEEEEDEEALLEDEDEEPPPAQALGQAAQPPPEPPETSAMEAEPEASDTPAEATAGSGGVNGGEEHDNGKGEEDGPEERSGDETPGSEAPGDKAIEEQGDDQDSEKSKPAGSDGERRGVKRQRDEKDEHGRAYYEFREEAHHSRSKSPPPPEEEAKDEEEDQTLVNLDTYTSDLHFQISKDRYGGQPLFSEKFPTLWSGARSTYGVTKGKVCFEAKVTQNLPMKEGCTEVSLLRVGWSIDFSCSQLGEDEFSYGFDGRGLKAENGQFEEFGQTFGENDVIGCFANFDTGEVELSFSKNGEDLGVAFRISKESLADRALLPHVLCKNCVIELNFGQKEEPFFPPPEEFVFIHAVPVEERVRTAVPPKTTEECEVILMVGLPGSGKTQWALKYAKENPERRYNVLGAETVLTQMRMKGLEEPEMDLKSRDLLVQQASQCLSKLVQIASRSKRNFILDQCNVYNSGQRRKLLLFKTFSRKVVVVVPNEEDWKKRLELRKEVEGDDVPESIMLEMKANFSLPEKCDYMDEVTYGELEKEEAQPIVTKYKEEARKLLPPSEKRTNRRNNRNKRNRQNRSRGQGYGLP from the exons ATGGAGGTGAAGCGGCTGAAAGTGACCGAGCTGCGGTCGGAGCTTCAGCGGCGGGGCCTGGATTCGCGCGGCCTCAAAATGGATCTGGCGCAGCGGCTTCAGGAGGCACTGGATGCTGAGATGCTGGAAGACGAGGCCGGCGTTGGTGGAGCCGGGCCCGGTGGGGCCTGCAAGGCGGAGCCTCGGCCTGTGGCCGCGTCGGGCGGAGGCCCGGGCggggacgaggaggaggacgaagaggaggaggaggaggaggacgaggaggcgCTGCTTGAGGACGAAGACGAGGAACCACCACCTGCTCAGGCTTTGGGCCAGGCCGCGCAGCCGCCTCCGGAGCCCCCGGAGACGTCAGCCATGGAGGCCGAGCCCGAAGCTTCCGACACACCGGCGGAGGCCACGGCTGGGTCAGGTGGGGTAAATGGTGGCGAAGAGCATGACAACGGCAAGGGGGAGGAAGACGGGCCGGAGGAACGGAGCGGAGACGAGACTCCGGGATCCGAGGCACCGGGTGACAAGGCCATAGAGGAACAAG GAGATGACCAAGATAGTGAAAAGTCAAAACCCGCGGGCTCAGATGGTGAGCGGCGGGGCGTGAAGAGACAGCGTGATGAGAAGGATGAGCATGGCCGGGCATACTATGAATTCCGAGAGGAGGCTCACCACAGCCG CTCAAAGTCCCCACCACCTCCAGAAGAAGAAGcaaaagatgaagaggaggatcAGACACTTGTGAACCTGGACACGT aTACCTCGGATCTCCATTTTCAAATAAGCAAAGACCGATATGGAGGCCAGCCACTTTTCTCAGAAAAATTCCCTACCCTTTGGTCTGGGGCAAGAAGTACTTATGGAGTAACAAAGGGAAAAGTATGCTTTGAGGCCAAG GTAACTCAGAATCTCCCAATGAAAGAAGGTTGCACAGAAGTTTCTCTCCTTCGAGTTGGATGGTctattgatttttcctgttcacAACTTG GTGAAGATGAATTCTCCTATGGTTTTGATGGAAGAGGACTCAAGGCAGAAAATGGGCAGTTTGAGGAATTTGGCCAGACTTTTGGGGAGAACGATGTTATTGGCTGTTTTGCT AATTTTGACACTGGAGAAGTTGAGCTTTCCTTCTCCAAGAATGGAGAAGACTTGGGTGTGGCATTCCGAATCAGCAAGGAATCTCTGGCAGATCGAGCCCTTCTACCCCATGTCCTTTGCAAGAATTGTGTCATAGAATTAAACTTTGGTCAGAAGGAGGAGCCCTTTTTCCCACCACCAGAAGAGTTCGTGTTCATCCATGCTGTGCCTGTGGAGGAGCGTGTGAGGACAGCAGTCCCTCCCAAGACCACAGAGGAGTGTGAG GTGATTCTGATGGTGGGACTTCCTGGATCTGGAAAAACCCAGTGGGCACTGAAATATGCAAAAGAAAACCCTGAGAGAAGATACAATGTTCTGGGAGCTGAGACTGTGCTCACTCAAATGAGG ATGAAGGGGCTCGAGGAACCAGAGATGGACCTCAAAAGCAGGGACCTCTTAGTTCAGCAAGCCTCCCAGTGCCTTAGTAAGCTGGTCCAGATTGCTTCACGATCAAAGAGGAACTTTATTCTTGATCAG TGTAATGTGTACAACTCTGGCCAACGAAGGAAGTTATTGCTGTTCAAGACATTCTCCAGGAAAGTGGTGGTAGTTGTACCTAATGAGGAAGACTGGAAGAAGAGACTGGAGTTGAGAAAAGAAGTGGAGGGAGATGATGTGCCTGAGTCTATAATGCTGGAGATGAAAG CCAACTTCTCTCTGCCTGAGAAATGCGACTATATGGATGAGGTGACATATGGGGAGCTGGAAAAAGAGGAAGCTCAACCCATTGTCACTAAATACAAGGAGGAAGCAAGGAAGCTACTGCCCCCCTCTGAGAAGCGGACAAACCGCCGGAATAACCGCAACAAGAGAAACCGGCAGAACCGAAGCCGAGGTCAAGGCTATG GGCTACCGTAA
- the Bscl2 gene encoding seipin isoform X3 has product MVNDPPVPALLWAQEVGHVLAGRARRLMLQFGVLFCTVLLLLWVSVFLYGSFYYSYMPTVSHLSPVHFHYRTDCDSSTASLCSFPVANVSLAKSGRDGVMLHYRSQLLQILDTLVFSSLLLFGFTEQKQLLEVELYSDYRENSYVPTTGAIIEVQSKRIQMYGAHLRIHAHFTGLRYLLYNFPMTCAFVGVASNFTFLSVIVLFSYMQWVWGAVWPRHRFSLQVNIRQRDNSRNGAQRRISRQQPGQESTQRSDVTEDGESPEDPSGAEGQQSEEEKPEKQPLNGEEEQEPEASDGSWEDAALLTEANLPASASTSALAPETLGSLRQRPTCSSS; this is encoded by the exons ATGGTCAATGACCCCCCAGTCCCCGCCTTACTATGGGCGCAGGAAGTGGGCCATGTCTTGGCAGGCCGTGCCCGCAGGCTGATGCTGCAGTTTGGGGTGCTCTTCTGCACCgttcttcttttgctttgggtGTCTGTGTTCCTCTACGGCTCTTTCTACTACTCCTACATGCCGACTGTCAGCCACCTCAGCCCCGTGCATTTCCACTACAG GACAGACTGTGATTCTTCCACTGCCTCGCTCTGCTCTTTTCCTGTTGCCAATGTCTCGCTGGCTAAGAGTGGACGTGATGGG GTGATGCTGCATTACCGCTCCCAGCTGCTCCAGATACTTGACACGCTGGTGTTCTCCAGCCTCCTGCTGTTTGGCTTCACTGAACAGAAGCAGCTCCTGGAAGTAGAACTCTACTCTGACTATAGGGAGAATTCG TATGTGCCAACAACTGGAGCCATTATTGAGGTCCAGAGCAAGCGTATCCAGATGTATGGGGCTCACCTCCGCATCCACGCCCACTTCACTGGGCTCAG GTACCTGCTGTACAACTTCCCCATGACCTGTGCCTTCGTGGGCGTGGCCAGCAACTTCACCTTCCTCAGCGTCATCGTGCTCTTCAGCTACATGCAATGGGTGTGGGGTGCTGTCTGGCCCCGGCACCGCTTCTCTTTGCAG GTTAATATCCGACAACGGGATAACTCACGCAATGGGGCCCAGCGTCGGATCTCTCGCCAGCAGCCAG GTCAGGAATCTACCCAGCGGTCAGATGTGACAGAGGATGGTGAGAGCCCTGAAGATCCCTCAGGAGCAG AGGGCCAACAGTCTGAGGAAGAGAAACCAGAGAAGCAGCCCCTGAATGGAGAAGAGGAGCAAGAGCCAGAGGCCAGTGATG GCTCCTGGGAAGACGCAGCTTTGCTGACAGAGGccaacctgcctgcctctgcctcaaccTCTGCCCTCGCCCCTGAGACCCTTGGCAGCCTCAGGCAGCGCCCGACCTGCTccagttcctga
- the Bscl2 gene encoding seipin isoform X2, with amino-acid sequence MIHQRREAGGKETCRDQIKRSDKEEEPSAALSHGQGYRPCGRPARNSKPEAGARSSAVSIMVNDPPVPALLWAQEVGHVLAGRARRLMLQFGVLFCTVLLLLWVSVFLYGSFYYSYMPTVSHLSPVHFHYRTDCDSSTASLCSFPVANVSLAKSGRDGVLMYGQPYRVTLELELPESPVNQDLGMFLVTVSCYTRGGRIISTSSRSVMLHYRSQLLQILDTLVFSSLLLFGFTEQKQLLEVELYSDYRENSYVPTTGAIIEVQSKRIQMYGAHLRIHAHFTGLRYLLYNFPMTCAFVGVASNFTFLSVIVLFSYMQWVWGAVWPRHRFSLQVNIRQRDNSRNGAQRRISRQQPGQESTQRSDVTEDGESPEDPSGAEGQQSEEEKPEKQPLNGEEEQEPEASDGSWEDAALLTEANLPASASTSALAPETLGSLRQRPTCSSS; translated from the exons ATGATACATCAAAGAAGAGAAGCTGGGGGGAAAGAGACATGCAGAGACCAGATCAAAAGATCAGACAAAGAGGAG gAACCTTCAGCTGCCCTATCCCATGGCCAAGGCTATCGCCCCTGTGGAAGACCAGCCAGGAACTCAAAGCCCGAAGCTGGGGCCAGATCCTCTGCTGTCTCCATCATGGTCAATGACCCCCCAGTCCCCGCCTTACTATGGGCGCAGGAAGTGGGCCATGTCTTGGCAGGCCGTGCCCGCAGGCTGATGCTGCAGTTTGGGGTGCTCTTCTGCACCgttcttcttttgctttgggtGTCTGTGTTCCTCTACGGCTCTTTCTACTACTCCTACATGCCGACTGTCAGCCACCTCAGCCCCGTGCATTTCCACTACAG GACAGACTGTGATTCTTCCACTGCCTCGCTCTGCTCTTTTCCTGTTGCCAATGTCTCGCTGGCTAAGAGTGGACGTGATGGG GTACTGATGTATGGACAGCCATATCGAGTCACCTTAGAACTTGAACTGCCCGAATCACCTGTGAATCAAGACTTGGGCATGTTCTTAGTCACTGTTTCATGTTATACCAGAGGTGGCCGAATCATCTCCACTTCTTCACGCTCA GTGATGCTGCATTACCGCTCCCAGCTGCTCCAGATACTTGACACGCTGGTGTTCTCCAGCCTCCTGCTGTTTGGCTTCACTGAACAGAAGCAGCTCCTGGAAGTAGAACTCTACTCTGACTATAGGGAGAATTCG TATGTGCCAACAACTGGAGCCATTATTGAGGTCCAGAGCAAGCGTATCCAGATGTATGGGGCTCACCTCCGCATCCACGCCCACTTCACTGGGCTCAG GTACCTGCTGTACAACTTCCCCATGACCTGTGCCTTCGTGGGCGTGGCCAGCAACTTCACCTTCCTCAGCGTCATCGTGCTCTTCAGCTACATGCAATGGGTGTGGGGTGCTGTCTGGCCCCGGCACCGCTTCTCTTTGCAG GTTAATATCCGACAACGGGATAACTCACGCAATGGGGCCCAGCGTCGGATCTCTCGCCAGCAGCCAG GTCAGGAATCTACCCAGCGGTCAGATGTGACAGAGGATGGTGAGAGCCCTGAAGATCCCTCAGGAGCAG AGGGCCAACAGTCTGAGGAAGAGAAACCAGAGAAGCAGCCCCTGAATGGAGAAGAGGAGCAAGAGCCAGAGGCCAGTGATG GCTCCTGGGAAGACGCAGCTTTGCTGACAGAGGccaacctgcctgcctctgcctcaaccTCTGCCCTCGCCCCTGAGACCCTTGGCAGCCTCAGGCAGCGCCCGACCTGCTccagttcctga
- the Hnrnpul2 gene encoding heterogeneous nuclear ribonucleoprotein U-like protein 2 isoform X1 produces MEVKRLKVTELRSELQRRGLDSRGLKMDLAQRLQEALDAEMLEDEAGVGGAGPGGACKAEPRPVAASGGGPGGDEEEDEEEEEEEDEEALLEDEDEEPPPAQALGQAAQPPPEPPETSAMEAEPEASDTPAEATAGSGGVNGGEEHDNGKGEEDGPEERSGDETPGSEAPGDKAIEEQGDDQDSEKSKPAGSDGERRGVKRQRDEKDEHGRAYYEFREEAHHSRSKSPPPPEEEAKDEEEDQTLVNLDTYTSDLHFQISKDRYGGQPLFSEKFPTLWSGARSTYGVTKGKVCFEAKVTQNLPMKEGCTEVSLLRVGWSIDFSCSQLGEDEFSYGFDGRGLKAENGQFEEFGQTFGENDVIGCFANFDTGEVELSFSKNGEDLGVAFRISKESLADRALLPHVLCKNCVIELNFGQKEEPFFPPPEEFVFIHAVPVEERVRTAVPPKTTEECEVILMVGLPGSGKTQWALKYAKENPERRYNVLGAETVLTQMRMKGLEEPEMDLKSRDLLVQQASQCLSKLVQIASRSKRNFILDQCNVYNSGQRRKLLLFKTFSRKVVVVVPNEEDWKKRLELRKEVEGDDVPESIMLEMKANFSLPEKCDYMDEVTYGELEKEEAQPIVTKYKEEARKLLPPSEKRTNRRNNRNKRNRQNRSRGQGYVGGQRRGYDNRAYGQQYWGQSGNRGGYRNFYDRYRGDYERFYSRDYEYNRYRDYYRQYNRDWQNYYYHHQQDRDRYYRNYYGYQGYR; encoded by the exons ATGGAGGTGAAGCGGCTGAAAGTGACCGAGCTGCGGTCGGAGCTTCAGCGGCGGGGCCTGGATTCGCGCGGCCTCAAAATGGATCTGGCGCAGCGGCTTCAGGAGGCACTGGATGCTGAGATGCTGGAAGACGAGGCCGGCGTTGGTGGAGCCGGGCCCGGTGGGGCCTGCAAGGCGGAGCCTCGGCCTGTGGCCGCGTCGGGCGGAGGCCCGGGCggggacgaggaggaggacgaagaggaggaggaggaggaggacgaggaggcgCTGCTTGAGGACGAAGACGAGGAACCACCACCTGCTCAGGCTTTGGGCCAGGCCGCGCAGCCGCCTCCGGAGCCCCCGGAGACGTCAGCCATGGAGGCCGAGCCCGAAGCTTCCGACACACCGGCGGAGGCCACGGCTGGGTCAGGTGGGGTAAATGGTGGCGAAGAGCATGACAACGGCAAGGGGGAGGAAGACGGGCCGGAGGAACGGAGCGGAGACGAGACTCCGGGATCCGAGGCACCGGGTGACAAGGCCATAGAGGAACAAG GAGATGACCAAGATAGTGAAAAGTCAAAACCCGCGGGCTCAGATGGTGAGCGGCGGGGCGTGAAGAGACAGCGTGATGAGAAGGATGAGCATGGCCGGGCATACTATGAATTCCGAGAGGAGGCTCACCACAGCCG CTCAAAGTCCCCACCACCTCCAGAAGAAGAAGcaaaagatgaagaggaggatcAGACACTTGTGAACCTGGACACGT aTACCTCGGATCTCCATTTTCAAATAAGCAAAGACCGATATGGAGGCCAGCCACTTTTCTCAGAAAAATTCCCTACCCTTTGGTCTGGGGCAAGAAGTACTTATGGAGTAACAAAGGGAAAAGTATGCTTTGAGGCCAAG GTAACTCAGAATCTCCCAATGAAAGAAGGTTGCACAGAAGTTTCTCTCCTTCGAGTTGGATGGTctattgatttttcctgttcacAACTTG GTGAAGATGAATTCTCCTATGGTTTTGATGGAAGAGGACTCAAGGCAGAAAATGGGCAGTTTGAGGAATTTGGCCAGACTTTTGGGGAGAACGATGTTATTGGCTGTTTTGCT AATTTTGACACTGGAGAAGTTGAGCTTTCCTTCTCCAAGAATGGAGAAGACTTGGGTGTGGCATTCCGAATCAGCAAGGAATCTCTGGCAGATCGAGCCCTTCTACCCCATGTCCTTTGCAAGAATTGTGTCATAGAATTAAACTTTGGTCAGAAGGAGGAGCCCTTTTTCCCACCACCAGAAGAGTTCGTGTTCATCCATGCTGTGCCTGTGGAGGAGCGTGTGAGGACAGCAGTCCCTCCCAAGACCACAGAGGAGTGTGAG GTGATTCTGATGGTGGGACTTCCTGGATCTGGAAAAACCCAGTGGGCACTGAAATATGCAAAAGAAAACCCTGAGAGAAGATACAATGTTCTGGGAGCTGAGACTGTGCTCACTCAAATGAGG ATGAAGGGGCTCGAGGAACCAGAGATGGACCTCAAAAGCAGGGACCTCTTAGTTCAGCAAGCCTCCCAGTGCCTTAGTAAGCTGGTCCAGATTGCTTCACGATCAAAGAGGAACTTTATTCTTGATCAG TGTAATGTGTACAACTCTGGCCAACGAAGGAAGTTATTGCTGTTCAAGACATTCTCCAGGAAAGTGGTGGTAGTTGTACCTAATGAGGAAGACTGGAAGAAGAGACTGGAGTTGAGAAAAGAAGTGGAGGGAGATGATGTGCCTGAGTCTATAATGCTGGAGATGAAAG CCAACTTCTCTCTGCCTGAGAAATGCGACTATATGGATGAGGTGACATATGGGGAGCTGGAAAAAGAGGAAGCTCAACCCATTGTCACTAAATACAAGGAGGAAGCAAGGAAGCTACTGCCCCCCTCTGAGAAGCGGACAAACCGCCGGAATAACCGCAACAAGAGAAACCGGCAGAACCGAAGCCGAGGTCAAGGCTATG TGGGCGGGCAGCGCCGAGGCTACGACAACCGGGCCTACGGGCAGCAGTACTGGGGGCAGTCTGGAAACAGAGGG GGCTACCGTAATTTCTATGATCGATACAGGGGTGACTATGAACGGTTCTACAGTCGAGATTATGAGTACAACAGATACAGAGACTATTACAGACAATACAACCGGGAT TGGCAGAattactactaccaccaccaacaggACAGAGACCGATACTACAGGAATTACTACGGTTACCAAGGGTATCGGTGA
- the Bscl2 gene encoding seipin isoform X1, with amino-acid sequence MVNDPPVPALLWAQEVGHVLAGRARRLMLQFGVLFCTVLLLLWVSVFLYGSFYYSYMPTVSHLSPVHFHYRTDCDSSTASLCSFPVANVSLAKSGRDGVLMYGQPYRVTLELELPESPVNQDLGMFLVTVSCYTRGGRIISTSSRSVMLHYRSQLLQILDTLVFSSLLLFGFTEQKQLLEVELYSDYRENSYVPTTGAIIEVQSKRIQMYGAHLRIHAHFTGLRYLLYNFPMTCAFVGVASNFTFLSVIVLFSYMQWVWGAVWPRHRFSLQVNIRQRDNSRNGAQRRISRQQPGQESTQRSDVTEDGESPEDPSGAEGQQSEEEKPEKQPLNGEEEQEPEASDGSWEDAALLTEANLPASASTSALAPETLGSLRQRPTCSSS; translated from the exons ATGGTCAATGACCCCCCAGTCCCCGCCTTACTATGGGCGCAGGAAGTGGGCCATGTCTTGGCAGGCCGTGCCCGCAGGCTGATGCTGCAGTTTGGGGTGCTCTTCTGCACCgttcttcttttgctttgggtGTCTGTGTTCCTCTACGGCTCTTTCTACTACTCCTACATGCCGACTGTCAGCCACCTCAGCCCCGTGCATTTCCACTACAG GACAGACTGTGATTCTTCCACTGCCTCGCTCTGCTCTTTTCCTGTTGCCAATGTCTCGCTGGCTAAGAGTGGACGTGATGGG GTACTGATGTATGGACAGCCATATCGAGTCACCTTAGAACTTGAACTGCCCGAATCACCTGTGAATCAAGACTTGGGCATGTTCTTAGTCACTGTTTCATGTTATACCAGAGGTGGCCGAATCATCTCCACTTCTTCACGCTCA GTGATGCTGCATTACCGCTCCCAGCTGCTCCAGATACTTGACACGCTGGTGTTCTCCAGCCTCCTGCTGTTTGGCTTCACTGAACAGAAGCAGCTCCTGGAAGTAGAACTCTACTCTGACTATAGGGAGAATTCG TATGTGCCAACAACTGGAGCCATTATTGAGGTCCAGAGCAAGCGTATCCAGATGTATGGGGCTCACCTCCGCATCCACGCCCACTTCACTGGGCTCAG GTACCTGCTGTACAACTTCCCCATGACCTGTGCCTTCGTGGGCGTGGCCAGCAACTTCACCTTCCTCAGCGTCATCGTGCTCTTCAGCTACATGCAATGGGTGTGGGGTGCTGTCTGGCCCCGGCACCGCTTCTCTTTGCAG GTTAATATCCGACAACGGGATAACTCACGCAATGGGGCCCAGCGTCGGATCTCTCGCCAGCAGCCAG GTCAGGAATCTACCCAGCGGTCAGATGTGACAGAGGATGGTGAGAGCCCTGAAGATCCCTCAGGAGCAG AGGGCCAACAGTCTGAGGAAGAGAAACCAGAGAAGCAGCCCCTGAATGGAGAAGAGGAGCAAGAGCCAGAGGCCAGTGATG GCTCCTGGGAAGACGCAGCTTTGCTGACAGAGGccaacctgcctgcctctgcctcaaccTCTGCCCTCGCCCCTGAGACCCTTGGCAGCCTCAGGCAGCGCCCGACCTGCTccagttcctga